One window of the Synechococcus sp. CC9311 genome contains the following:
- a CDS encoding cytochrome c codes for MTAPSSNAAAIPERSRGLIAALTVLAAMACIVLLVWMLGNTRQDPYTKATLALEGSEQHGGQMFRINCAGCHGIAGQGLVGPSLKGVSDRRKDMKIIHQVVSGDTPPMPRFEIEPQNMADLLAYLKTLS; via the coding sequence GTGACGGCACCGTCATCAAATGCTGCTGCAATCCCAGAGCGGAGTCGAGGGCTCATCGCGGCCCTTACCGTTCTCGCGGCGATGGCTTGCATTGTGTTGTTGGTCTGGATGCTGGGCAACACAAGACAAGATCCATACACCAAAGCAACTCTCGCCCTGGAGGGATCGGAGCAGCACGGCGGTCAGATGTTCCGCATCAATTGCGCCGGCTGTCATGGCATCGCAGGCCAGGGATTGGTTGGACCGAGCTTGAAAGGAGTAAGCGATCGGCGTAAGGACATGAAGATCATTCACCAGGTGGTGAGTGGTGACACACCACCCATGCCCCGCTTTGAAATCGAGCCTCAAAACATGGCTGATCTGCTCGCCTATCTCAAAACACTCTCTTGA
- the petG gene encoding cytochrome b6-f complex subunit V: MIEPLLCGIVLGLIPITLMGLFVAAWNQYRRGSALEG, encoded by the coding sequence ATGATCGAACCCCTTCTTTGCGGCATTGTTTTGGGTTTGATCCCGATCACCCTGATGGGGTTGTTTGTTGCCGCTTGGAATCAGTACCGCCGGGGTAGTGCTCTGGAGGGCTGA